A stretch of the Rhizobium sp. CCGE531 genome encodes the following:
- a CDS encoding xanthine dehydrogenase family protein molybdopterin-binding subunit, with amino-acid sequence MSHQDHSVELRPKLVGKRVKRTEDPRLLTGVGQYVDDMAPAGMLHIALRRSDQPHARILNIDVGDAFSVPGVVAIYDASDLEGEIKPAIPTSRMPGYYATPIWPLARGKVRYVGEPVVAIVAESRYAAEDALEHISIKYEPLPFAIRQVDAVKDDAPLLHEEAGTNTIIRREFKRGDVDAAFEDAAVTVKGRFRMTRKTAAAMENRSYLAEWDSRKQSLTLYTSSNIPGVIRDVLSGCLDLPGTRMRVVAPDVGGSFGGKGSLYGEEILVCALARKLKRPIKYISDRLEDLSATSQAFDELIEAELAVTKDGMLIGLRADVIGDVGAYSIYPWTAALETVQVVSFLPGPYRMEHYRGRIQGVLTPKPPTGPYRGVGRPSSTFAMERLIEMAARKLGMDPVEFRRKNLVRPEEFPYRTASGIIWDKSAFQECLQGACDHVDYPALQRERDKARKEGRWIGIGLASYAELTGIGSRISVAPGMPINTGTETSKIEIDATGAITAAFGISSHGQGLETTLAQVIVDELGCKLEDIEIKHGDSSLVPMSSGTYASRSAVLGGGAATLAARNVKAKVLRAAAYLMEQSVEDLDIHDGIVTSRNSNLTTTLKEIASAVYTQMGRIPRDQREDLTASETYDPYLGTACSSTHLAMVEVDPETYSVKILRYVVAEDCGKIINPMIVDGQVQGAVAQGIGAALLEEIVHDDQGQAVTASFADYLVPVASSVPDIGIVHIEADLPNNIGGFRGMGEGGTIGAPAAIANAVSDALSHLGVSVETLPVTPERIFQMLRRKTRAPDASVRP; translated from the coding sequence ATGAGCCATCAGGACCACTCCGTCGAGCTGCGGCCCAAACTTGTCGGCAAGCGGGTCAAGCGCACCGAAGATCCACGTCTGCTGACGGGTGTTGGTCAGTATGTCGATGACATGGCGCCGGCCGGTATGTTGCATATCGCATTGCGGCGCTCCGACCAGCCACATGCCCGAATCCTGAACATCGATGTCGGCGATGCGTTCTCGGTGCCCGGCGTCGTCGCGATCTATGACGCAAGCGACCTGGAAGGAGAGATCAAACCGGCCATCCCGACCTCGCGCATGCCTGGTTACTACGCCACACCCATATGGCCGCTCGCACGCGGAAAGGTTCGATATGTAGGTGAGCCGGTCGTCGCCATTGTGGCCGAAAGCCGGTACGCGGCGGAAGACGCGCTTGAACATATCAGTATCAAGTACGAGCCACTGCCCTTCGCTATCAGACAGGTCGATGCGGTCAAGGACGATGCACCCCTCCTGCATGAGGAGGCCGGCACTAACACCATCATCCGCCGCGAGTTCAAGCGTGGCGACGTGGACGCGGCGTTCGAGGATGCAGCCGTCACCGTGAAAGGCAGGTTCCGGATGACGCGGAAGACCGCCGCTGCCATGGAGAACCGGTCCTATCTCGCCGAATGGGACAGCCGGAAACAATCTCTCACGCTTTACACATCCTCCAATATTCCAGGCGTGATCCGCGATGTGCTTTCGGGCTGCCTCGACCTCCCAGGAACACGCATGCGCGTCGTCGCCCCCGATGTGGGAGGCAGCTTCGGCGGCAAGGGGTCGCTCTACGGCGAAGAAATTCTTGTCTGCGCGCTGGCTCGAAAGCTGAAGCGGCCAATCAAGTACATCAGCGATCGGCTGGAAGATCTTTCGGCGACCAGTCAGGCCTTCGACGAACTGATCGAGGCTGAGCTGGCGGTAACCAAGGACGGCATGTTGATCGGCCTGCGTGCAGACGTGATCGGCGATGTCGGAGCCTACTCGATCTACCCGTGGACCGCCGCACTTGAGACGGTGCAGGTCGTCAGCTTCCTGCCCGGGCCTTATCGGATGGAGCACTACCGAGGCCGGATCCAGGGTGTCCTCACACCAAAACCCCCAACCGGTCCTTATCGCGGTGTTGGCCGCCCTTCCTCGACCTTCGCGATGGAAAGGCTTATCGAGATGGCGGCCCGCAAGCTCGGCATGGACCCGGTCGAGTTCCGCCGCAAGAACCTCGTGAGGCCCGAAGAATTCCCCTATCGCACTGCTTCCGGTATCATCTGGGACAAGTCAGCCTTCCAGGAATGCCTCCAAGGAGCCTGCGATCATGTGGATTACCCCGCTCTCCAGCGCGAAAGAGACAAAGCCAGGAAGGAGGGCCGATGGATCGGAATCGGCTTGGCGAGCTATGCCGAGTTGACCGGCATCGGCTCACGTATTTCAGTGGCGCCGGGGATGCCGATCAACACAGGAACGGAAACCTCGAAGATCGAAATCGACGCCACCGGCGCAATTACCGCGGCATTCGGCATCTCCTCGCACGGTCAGGGGCTTGAGACGACACTGGCGCAAGTCATCGTTGACGAGCTCGGCTGCAAGCTCGAGGATATTGAGATCAAGCATGGAGATAGTTCTCTGGTCCCTATGTCCAGTGGGACCTACGCTAGCCGTTCGGCGGTCCTGGGCGGCGGCGCCGCCACGCTTGCAGCTCGCAATGTGAAAGCCAAGGTCTTGCGCGCTGCCGCCTACCTGATGGAGCAGAGTGTCGAGGATCTCGACATACATGATGGCATCGTTACAAGTAGAAACTCAAACCTGACCACGACGCTTAAGGAAATCGCTTCTGCGGTCTATACGCAGATGGGGCGTATTCCAAGAGACCAGCGTGAGGATCTTACGGCTTCTGAAACCTACGATCCCTATCTCGGAACCGCCTGCTCCTCGACGCATCTTGCGATGGTCGAGGTCGATCCGGAAACCTACAGCGTGAAAATCCTACGCTATGTCGTGGCGGAGGATTGCGGCAAGATCATCAATCCGATGATCGTGGACGGACAGGTCCAAGGTGCCGTAGCCCAAGGTATCGGTGCTGCGTTGCTTGAGGAAATCGTCCACGACGACCAGGGACAGGCAGTTACCGCGAGCTTTGCGGACTATCTCGTCCCGGTTGCCAGTAGCGTTCCCGATATCGGTATCGTCCATATCGAAGCAGATCTGCCGAATAATATCGGCGGCTTTCGCGGCATGGGCGAAGGCGGCACGATCGGCGCGCCCGCGGCGATCGCGAACGCCGTCTCAGACGCGCTTTCTCACCTCGGCGTGTCGGTGGAAACGCTGCCGGTTACCCCAGAGCGCATTTTCCAGATGCTGCGCCGGAAGACGCGTGCTCCGGACGCATCAGTTCGACCCTGA
- a CDS encoding helix-turn-helix domain-containing protein, translating to MNIASSPDAEKPLLMQRQSSVRRTMEIVFETWNFLILREAYFGVRRFDKFQQRLGIPRQTLSSRLSSLVANEILSTGKRPNEPGQQYFLTLRGKDLFPTMLSLMEFGDKWLTGGNEAPLQLIHKSCGCECHPITVCCECLEPFTAKEVAPRDGPGAGYAPVETRPTSRRSSDSTLLERVRPCSVARTLAIIGDRWSFLILREGWFGVRRFEEMRENLGIATNILADRLARLVQAGVLRKVPYNAGERFEYRFTEMGLDLYRPMLVMMAWGDRWLADGKPPMRLRHKACGQDFSAIVVCSECKKPISAKDTDYILRYPFDL from the coding sequence ATGAACATTGCGTCCTCACCCGATGCTGAAAAGCCCTTGCTAATGCAGCGACAATCATCAGTTCGGCGAACGATGGAGATTGTATTCGAGACCTGGAACTTCTTGATACTTCGAGAAGCTTATTTCGGTGTGCGCCGGTTTGACAAATTTCAGCAGCGTCTGGGAATTCCACGGCAAACGCTTTCGTCCCGACTCTCGAGCCTTGTGGCAAATGAGATCCTCAGCACCGGAAAGCGGCCCAACGAGCCGGGGCAACAGTATTTTCTAACGCTCCGAGGTAAAGATCTTTTTCCGACGATGCTTTCGCTCATGGAGTTCGGCGACAAGTGGTTGACGGGGGGCAACGAAGCCCCGCTACAGCTGATTCATAAAAGTTGTGGGTGTGAATGCCATCCCATTACTGTCTGCTGCGAGTGTCTCGAACCTTTTACGGCTAAAGAAGTTGCCCCCCGCGACGGACCGGGCGCGGGATATGCTCCGGTCGAGACGCGCCCAACATCTCGCAGAAGCTCAGATTCGACACTTTTGGAAAGAGTGCGGCCGTGCTCCGTCGCGCGGACGCTGGCGATCATCGGCGATCGTTGGAGCTTCCTCATTCTGAGAGAAGGCTGGTTCGGTGTTCGCCGCTTCGAGGAAATGCGGGAGAATCTCGGAATTGCCACCAACATTCTTGCGGACCGTCTCGCCCGGCTCGTACAGGCAGGGGTATTGCGTAAAGTTCCCTATAATGCGGGCGAACGCTTCGAGTATCGCTTTACGGAAATGGGGCTCGATCTGTACAGGCCCATGCTCGTCATGATGGCTTGGGGAGACAGGTGGCTCGCAGACGGTAAGCCACCAATGCGGCTTCGGCATAAGGCCTGCGGGCAGGATTTTTCCGCCATCGTGGTCTGCTCCGAGTGCAAGAAGCCCATCTCCGCCAAGGACACCGACTATATCCTGAGGTATCCATTTGATCTTTGA
- a CDS encoding nucleotidyltransferase family protein translates to MERIADPSEVAVVLLAAGQARRYGNATDSKLLAVFDGVPLVRQSAMRACKSMAHSVTVIVGFRAPELISALSGLPISILHNPDFASGMSSSLITGMTTPQVRSAEGTLVMLADMPSVSTADINLLIEAFVAHGGRSIIIATCGNVRGNPVILPRSLLGEVARLKGDLGARNTIPASNVPVVEVDIGPSALHDVDTLEALVAAGGIVS, encoded by the coding sequence ATGGAAAGGATTGCGGACCCTTCAGAGGTGGCCGTTGTACTGCTCGCGGCGGGACAGGCACGTCGCTATGGGAATGCCACAGATAGTAAGCTTCTAGCGGTGTTCGATGGAGTTCCACTTGTCAGACAAAGTGCCATGCGCGCTTGTAAAAGCATGGCTCATTCCGTTACTGTAATTGTCGGTTTTCGAGCCCCCGAGTTGATTTCGGCTCTCTCCGGTCTTCCAATCAGTATTTTGCACAACCCCGATTTCGCCAGTGGGATGTCGAGTTCTTTGATAACCGGGATGACGACGCCCCAAGTTCGATCGGCTGAAGGAACACTAGTCATGCTGGCCGACATGCCGTCGGTTTCAACGGCTGATATAAACTTGCTTATTGAGGCTTTCGTTGCTCATGGTGGTCGATCGATTATCATCGCAACCTGCGGGAACGTTCGCGGGAATCCAGTGATCCTTCCCAGGTCACTCTTAGGCGAGGTCGCCAGGCTTAAGGGCGACCTGGGAGCACGAAATACTATCCCTGCTTCCAATGTGCCCGTCGTAGAGGTCGATATCGGCCCCTCAGCATTGCATGATGTCGACACACTGGAAGCATTGGTCGCAGCTGGCGGTATCGTATCCTGA
- a CDS encoding TRAP transporter large permease subunit, translating to MARRIEHGLVKCLEIPVALLVLCEILLLFSAVVARYVFHVPLVWSDELASILFLWLAMLGSAVAFQRQEHMRMTALVTALKGDTRRFVELVSVAAALAFLVLILPASLEYAIEEAYVWTPAMNIQNSWRASALPTSFALMLVFAVLRLLQSSNLRLALGAVAAIAVVFCLFWALKPVLVGLGNLNLLIFFVGGVAACVFGGVPIAFSFAIATFGYLILTTRTPPLIIVGRIDEGVSHLILLAIPLFVFLGQLIQMTGMARAMVAFLASLLGHVRGGLHYVLVAAMYLVSGISGSKAADMAAIAPVLFPEMKARGADEGDLVALLSATGAQTETIPPSIVLITVGSATGVSIAALFTGGLLPGLILAITLCFLVRWRCRNDDPNQVKRASRRQIGKLLLAALPALALPFVIRSAVIEGVATATEVSTIGIAYSILAGLVFYRQFDWRRLKPMLVETASLSGSILLIIGAATAMAWGLTQSGFSTALAQNLSTLPGGAVTFMIVSIVIFIILGSVLEGIPAIVLFAPLLFPVAQQLGIHQVHYAMVVVLAMGIGLFAPPFGVGYYAACAITRVSPDAGMKPIVGYIVAMAIGLAVVAAIPWLSIGFL from the coding sequence ATGGCACGCAGGATTGAGCACGGCTTGGTAAAGTGCCTGGAGATACCGGTAGCACTTCTAGTGCTTTGCGAAATTCTTCTGCTATTCTCGGCCGTCGTCGCTCGGTATGTGTTCCACGTGCCACTGGTTTGGTCGGACGAGCTAGCCTCAATCCTGTTCCTTTGGCTTGCCATGTTGGGTTCGGCCGTCGCGTTTCAGCGGCAGGAACACATGCGCATGACGGCCCTGGTTACCGCGTTGAAGGGCGATACGCGCCGCTTCGTTGAACTGGTTTCGGTTGCGGCGGCACTTGCCTTCCTCGTACTGATCCTGCCCGCATCTCTGGAATACGCCATCGAGGAGGCCTACGTCTGGACACCGGCGATGAATATTCAGAACTCTTGGCGCGCTTCGGCGCTACCGACGAGCTTCGCCTTGATGCTTGTTTTCGCGGTGTTGCGGCTTCTGCAGAGTTCGAATCTCCGTCTCGCACTCGGCGCCGTTGCTGCCATAGCAGTGGTCTTCTGCTTGTTTTGGGCGCTGAAGCCGGTGCTCGTTGGTCTTGGGAACCTCAATCTTCTCATTTTCTTCGTCGGCGGCGTTGCTGCCTGTGTCTTCGGCGGCGTGCCAATCGCCTTTTCATTCGCGATCGCCACATTCGGCTACCTCATTCTGACTACCAGAACGCCGCCTCTGATCATTGTCGGCAGGATCGATGAGGGTGTCAGCCATCTGATCCTTCTCGCCATCCCTCTGTTTGTGTTTCTCGGCCAGCTCATCCAGATGACGGGTATGGCGCGGGCGATGGTTGCATTCCTCGCCAGCCTTCTTGGTCATGTCCGTGGCGGGCTTCATTACGTGCTTGTGGCTGCGATGTATCTCGTGTCAGGGATTTCAGGATCGAAGGCTGCCGACATGGCCGCTATCGCGCCCGTCTTGTTCCCGGAGATGAAGGCGCGCGGCGCAGACGAGGGCGATCTTGTCGCGCTTCTCTCGGCGACGGGTGCACAGACAGAAACAATCCCGCCTAGCATCGTCTTGATTACGGTGGGATCGGCCACCGGGGTGTCGATTGCCGCGCTGTTCACCGGTGGCCTTCTCCCGGGGCTCATTTTGGCGATAACCCTTTGCTTCTTGGTCCGCTGGCGCTGCCGTAACGATGACCCGAACCAGGTTAAGAGGGCAAGTCGACGGCAGATCGGCAAGCTGCTTCTCGCTGCACTACCTGCCCTTGCGCTTCCGTTCGTTATTCGCTCAGCCGTCATCGAGGGTGTCGCTACGGCGACAGAAGTTTCGACTATAGGCATTGCTTACTCAATTCTCGCGGGTCTGGTGTTCTACCGTCAGTTCGACTGGCGCCGGCTCAAGCCGATGCTTGTCGAGACGGCGAGCCTATCCGGTTCGATCCTTCTGATTATCGGCGCGGCCACGGCGATGGCTTGGGGCTTGACGCAATCAGGCTTCTCGACAGCGCTGGCTCAAAACCTTTCAACGCTTCCGGGCGGTGCGGTAACATTCATGATCGTCTCGATCGTCATATTCATCATCCTTGGCAGTGTGCTCGAAGGGATACCTGCGATCGTCCTGTTCGCACCCTTGCTCTTTCCAGTTGCTCAACAGTTAGGCATCCATCAGGTGCACTACGCCATGGTCGTCGTGTTGGCGATGGGTATCGGCCTCTTCGCGCCGCCCTTCGGTGTTGGCTACTACGCTGCCTGCGCAATCACCCGGGTCAGCCCCGATGCGGGCATGAAACCGATCGTCGGTTACATCGTCGCCATGGCCATTGGTCTTGCCGTTGTTGCGGCGATTCCGTGGCTCTCGATCGGCTTCCTGTAG
- a CDS encoding TRAP transporter substrate-binding protein: MTTTLGLSATALGFSMKRAAAAEYSLKFAFNLAETHPITTRAREAATRIHQETNGRVELQVYPNNQLGSDTDMLSQVRAGGIDLFLNSGINVLSTMVPAASIYGLGFIFPDYDTVWKTMDGELGVALHKLIEKVNLLPMEKMWDNGFRHITTSTHPVNSPADLAGMKIRVPVGALWTSMFQTFGAAPASINFNELYSALQTKVVDGQENSLANIKTANIVEVQKFCALTGHMWDAFFCVANKRNWASLPADVQEVVSRNINQAALDERQDMAKLSESLKDVLAKQGLVFNQPDTEAFRQKLRDGGFYTSWREKYGEELWAVLEKTVGKLT; the protein is encoded by the coding sequence ATGACGACGACGCTAGGTCTAAGTGCCACCGCGCTCGGCTTTTCGATGAAGCGAGCTGCCGCAGCCGAATATTCCCTGAAGTTCGCGTTTAACCTGGCCGAAACCCATCCAATCACCACGCGCGCAAGGGAGGCGGCAACGCGCATCCACCAGGAGACGAACGGGCGGGTGGAGCTGCAGGTCTACCCGAACAACCAGCTTGGCAGCGACACGGACATGCTGTCGCAAGTGAGAGCAGGCGGCATCGATCTGTTCCTGAACTCTGGTATCAATGTACTGTCCACGATGGTTCCGGCGGCCTCGATCTATGGTCTCGGTTTCATTTTCCCGGACTATGATACGGTTTGGAAAACGATGGACGGCGAACTCGGTGTCGCCCTGCACAAGCTCATCGAAAAGGTGAACCTCCTTCCGATGGAAAAGATGTGGGACAACGGATTCCGGCATATCACCACCAGCACGCATCCAGTCAACTCGCCTGCGGATCTCGCAGGCATGAAGATCCGCGTACCGGTAGGAGCGCTATGGACCTCCATGTTCCAGACGTTCGGGGCAGCTCCGGCGTCCATTAATTTCAACGAATTGTATTCTGCACTTCAGACGAAGGTCGTCGATGGACAGGAAAATTCGCTGGCCAACATCAAGACCGCAAATATTGTCGAGGTTCAGAAATTCTGCGCATTAACCGGGCACATGTGGGACGCGTTCTTCTGCGTTGCCAACAAGCGCAACTGGGCAAGCCTGCCGGCGGATGTGCAGGAGGTCGTGAGCCGCAACATCAATCAAGCCGCGCTCGATGAGCGCCAAGATATGGCCAAGTTGTCGGAGTCCCTGAAAGACGTCCTAGCCAAACAGGGCCTAGTATTCAATCAGCCCGACACTGAGGCGTTCAGGCAGAAACTTCGCGACGGCGGCTTCTACACCAGCTGGCGCGAAAAATATGGCGAGGAATTGTGGGCGGTTCTCGAAAAGACGGTCGGAAAGCTCACCTAG
- a CDS encoding tyrosine-type recombinase/integrase: MAEMSPLRRRMIEDMTVRNLSPATQRSYISAVRKFSRYFARSPDRLDLDDIRSFQVYLVSTGISWASLNQIVCALRFFYGITLGQDDVPERIPYAREPRKLPVILSADEVVQFLEAVSSLKARVALTTAYAAGLRVGEVCGLKVEDVDSSRMVMHVRHGKGAKARYVMLSTELLGILRSYWRLSRPTAFLFPGRDADKPIEPTVLNAACRSAVAATGLSKRVTVHTLRHSFATHLLENGTDIRIIQVLLGHAHLSSTAHYTQVSTDTIRSTASPLDLLQLEVTPPGS; this comes from the coding sequence ATGGCTGAGATGAGCCCTCTTCGCCGCCGGATGATTGAGGACATGACGGTCCGCAATTTGTCCCCGGCGACCCAACGATCCTACATCAGTGCAGTCCGGAAGTTCAGCCGCTATTTCGCCCGATCGCCTGATCGGCTCGATCTTGACGATATTCGTAGCTTCCAGGTTTACCTCGTCTCAACCGGGATATCCTGGGCATCGTTGAACCAGATTGTATGCGCTCTTCGGTTTTTCTATGGGATCACTCTGGGTCAGGACGATGTCCCCGAGCGGATCCCGTACGCGCGCGAGCCACGGAAACTTCCTGTTATTCTGTCGGCGGACGAAGTGGTGCAATTTCTTGAGGCCGTCTCCAGTCTGAAGGCGCGCGTGGCGCTGACTACGGCTTATGCTGCTGGCCTCAGGGTCGGTGAGGTCTGCGGACTGAAGGTCGAGGATGTCGACAGCTCCCGCATGGTGATGCATGTTCGCCATGGTAAAGGCGCCAAAGCCCGATACGTTATGCTGTCGACAGAACTGCTCGGCATCCTGCGCAGCTATTGGCGTCTATCGCGCCCCACGGCATTCCTTTTTCCAGGGCGTGATGCCGACAAACCGATCGAACCGACAGTCTTGAATGCCGCTTGCCGATCGGCGGTTGCCGCAACGGGTCTTTCAAAACGCGTCACCGTTCATACGTTGCGGCATTCCTTTGCCACTCACCTACTGGAGAATGGCACTGACATCCGGATCATCCAGGTCCTGCTCGGCCATGCCCATCTGTCGAGCACGGCACACTATACGCAGGTTTCCACCGACACGATCCGATCAACAGCCAGCCCACTTGATCTGTTGCAGCTGGAGGTGACGCCGCCGGGATCGTAA
- a CDS encoding IS91 family transposase translates to MRPTFEVADIFRRHGDSYRWENVGHLGRGERRVMGAIEACRTPRLGGHVDACDECGKTRISYNSCRNRHCPKCQGAARKEWVDARVADLLPVPYFHVVFTLPRGVAEIAFQNKAVVYALLMRISAETLQTIAANPKWLGAEIGVTAVLHTWGQAMTHHPHAHCLVPGGGLSPDRSRWVACRPGFFLPVRVLSRLFRRLFLTALAEAFAQGELHFVNELAHLNDDNTFTCHLSRARSIEWVVYAKPPFGGPDQVLAYLGRYTHRVAIANSRIVHADGDHVAFRWKDYRGNGRDRDKIMRLRPYEFIRRFLLHVIPDGFHRMRHFGFLANCHRRDRISLCRSLLGQPSPTGGQPHSAKSQQTHSYECPDCRRPMRRTGVNVAPVAPLRPSSFRCDTS, encoded by the coding sequence TTGCGCCCGACCTTCGAAGTCGCCGACATCTTCCGGCGACATGGGGACTCTTATAGGTGGGAGAACGTCGGTCATCTTGGCCGCGGCGAACGACGCGTCATGGGCGCGATAGAAGCTTGCCGGACACCCAGGCTCGGGGGTCACGTCGATGCCTGCGACGAGTGCGGCAAGACCCGCATCTCTTACAATTCCTGCCGTAACCGCCACTGCCCGAAGTGTCAGGGCGCGGCTCGCAAGGAGTGGGTCGACGCACGCGTCGCCGATCTCTTGCCAGTCCCATACTTCCATGTGGTCTTCACGCTACCGCGTGGCGTCGCCGAGATCGCCTTCCAGAACAAGGCGGTCGTCTATGCATTGCTGATGCGGATCTCAGCCGAGACGCTGCAGACCATCGCGGCCAACCCCAAATGGCTGGGCGCCGAGATCGGCGTCACCGCCGTCCTTCACACTTGGGGCCAGGCGATGACCCACCATCCCCATGCCCATTGTCTCGTGCCGGGCGGCGGTCTTTCACCAGACAGATCAAGGTGGGTCGCGTGCCGACCGGGCTTCTTTCTACCCGTTCGGGTGTTGTCACGCCTGTTTCGGCGACTCTTTCTGACCGCCCTCGCTGAAGCTTTCGCCCAAGGTGAGCTGCACTTCGTCAACGAACTCGCTCATCTCAACGACGACAACACATTCACCTGCCATCTCTCGCGCGCTCGCAGCATCGAATGGGTCGTCTATGCCAAGCCGCCCTTCGGTGGGCCGGACCAGGTGCTTGCCTATCTCGGCCGCTACACCCATCGTGTCGCTATCGCAAACAGCCGTATCGTTCATGCCGATGGCGACCACGTCGCCTTCCGATGGAAGGATTATCGTGGCAATGGTCGCGACCGTGACAAGATCATGCGCCTTCGTCCCTACGAGTTCATTCGGCGCTTTCTCCTTCATGTAATTCCGGATGGTTTCCACCGCATGCGCCACTTCGGCTTTCTCGCCAATTGTCATCGGCGGGATCGTATCAGTCTCTGCAGAAGCCTCCTCGGCCAGCCATCACCAACAGGCGGGCAACCCCATTCAGCCAAATCGCAGCAAACGCACTCCTACGAATGCCCCGACTGCCGGCGCCCCATGCGTAGGACAGGCGTCAACGTTGCACCAGTTGCGCCCCTCCGACCTTCATCCTTCCGGTGCGATACATCATGA
- a CDS encoding IS630 family transposase (programmed frameshift): MAKGDFAMGTALTIRGDYTADDLRRLARQSRDADWSRRLLALSIIYEGGSRSQAASMGGVGLQIVRDWVERFNLHGPDGLKTGKAKGREPLLNDQQRKALVEAVENGPVPYLDGVVRWRLVDLAQWLWQEHRISISRQTLGRELNALGYRKLTARPKHHAQDPHAIEEFKKTFPPQWEKAAGAAKGKRIEIWFQDEARIGQKNKIARRWAKRGTRPSAPHDQRTRSAYIFGAICPKFGKAAALVMPWCDTHAMNQHLIEISGHVANDAHAILVMDQAGWHLSNNLMVPENITILPLPAKSPELNPVENLWQFMRENWLSNRVYTSYEDIVDHCCDAWRKLQRQPWRIMSIGRRKWANEF, encoded by the exons ATGGCGAAAGGAGATTTCGCCATGGGAACAGCGCTGACCATTCGTGGAGATTATACGGCTGATGATCTGCGTCGGCTGGCAAGGCAGAGCCGTGACGCGGATTGGTCGCGCCGATTGTTGGCCTTGTCGATCATTTACGAGGGTGGTTCGCGCAGCCAGGCAGCATCGATGGGTGGGGTCGGTTTGCAAATTGTCCGTGACTGGGTCGAGCGTTTCAATCTGCATGGTCCAGATGGCCTGAAAACGGGAAAGGCGAAGGGACGTGAGCCCTTGTTGAACGATCAGCAGCGGAAGGCGCTGGTCGAGGCGGTTGAGAACGGTCCCGTTCCCTATCTCGATGGCGTCGTGCGCTGGCGGCTGGTCGATCTGGCGCAATGGCTTTGGCAGGAGCATCGTATCTCCATCAGCCGCCAGACGCTTGGGCGCGAATTGAATGCCCTGGGCTATCGCAAACTCACTGCCCGACCGAAGCATCATGCGCAGGACCCGCATGCGATTGAGGAATTTAAAAAAACTTTCCCGCCGCAGTGGGAGAAA GCCGCCGGGGCCGCTAAAGGCAAGCGAATAGAAATCTGGTTCCAGGACGAGGCCCGCATCGGCCAGAAGAATAAGATCGCCAGGCGATGGGCCAAACGAGGGACACGGCCCTCGGCTCCGCATGATCAGCGAACGAGATCCGCTTATATCTTCGGCGCGATCTGCCCGAAATTTGGCAAGGCCGCCGCCCTCGTCATGCCATGGTGCGATACCCATGCCATGAACCAGCATTTGATCGAGATATCCGGCCATGTTGCCAATGACGCCCACGCCATCCTCGTCATGGATCAGGCGGGTTGGCATTTATCGAACAATCTCATGGTGCCCGAAAACATCACCATTCTACCGCTGCCAGCGAAGTCACCCGAACTCAATCCGGTCGAAAATCTCTGGCAGTTCATGCGCGAAAACTGGCTCTCTAACCGTGTGTACACATCCTACGAAGACATCGTCGATCACTGCTGCGATGCCTGGCGCAAGCTTCAACGTCAGCCTTGGCGCATCATGTCGATCGGGCGCAGAAAATGGGCCAATGAGTTCTAG